In Equus caballus isolate H_3958 breed thoroughbred chromosome 25, TB-T2T, whole genome shotgun sequence, one DNA window encodes the following:
- the LOC102150921 gene encoding spermatogenesis-associated protein 31E1 isoform X2 has protein sequence MQNPLFSLKSIIDTWLSSSSTSWVIDTILVILCGLGFFVLLAYLQSDPSLPPARKHGSIRKRQVEPRGRSSRTRKKSGALRACRDCLKELEEARGLILLVQSHLDRLHDKGGFPQLSRQDAPGKVGKAASAGAHQPRGEQMEDAAPAMSLSASPAPLTKRPLPLACTLSAEPQEDQSDLPRIPLGTVAKSSPPGSSTPPSAVRRLLKIPKGHQGREREEPDMGALTTGS, from the exons ATGCAGAATCCCCTCTTTTCTCTGAAAAGCATTATTGATACCTGGCTGAGCTCCAGTTCCACTTCCTGGGTGATTGATACCATCCTCGTCATCCTGTGTGGACTGGGGTTTTTCGTGTTACTTGCCTACCTGCAGAGTGATCCATCCTTACCACCAGCGAGGAAACATGGAAGCATCAGGAAG cgtcaagtggagccgagggggaggagcagcaggactAGGAAGAAAAGTGGGGCTTTGAGAG CTTGCAGAGACTGCCTGAAAGAGCTAGAGGAGGCTCGGGGCCTCATTTTACTGGTGCAAAG CCACCTGGACAGACTCCATGACAAGGGTGGCTTTCCTCAGCTCTCACGTCAAGACGCCCCTGGCAAGGTGGGCAAAGCAGCGTCTGCTGGAGCCCACCAGCCACGTGGGGAGCAGATGGAAGATGCTGCTCCTGCCATGTCCCTGTCCGCTTCCCCGGCTCCTCTGACCAAGCGCCCTCTACCTCTGGCCTGCACCCTGTCAGCAGAACCTCAGGAAGACCAGTCTGACTTGCCAAGAATCCCACTGGGCACCGTCGCCAAGAGCTCACCTCCAG GGTCCTCCACTCCTCCATCAGCTGTCAGACGTCTTCTGAAGATCCCAAAGGGGCATCAGGGAAGAGAGCGTGAGGAGCCTGACATGGGCGCACTCACCACTGGCTCCTGA
- the LOC102150921 gene encoding spermatogenesis-associated protein 31E1 isoform X1, with amino-acid sequence MQNPLFSLKSIIDTWLSSSSTSWVIDTILVILCGLGFFVLLAYLQSDPSLPPARKHGSIRKRQVEPRGRSSRTRKKSGALRACRDCLKELEEARGLILLVQSHLDRLHDKGGFPQLSRQDAPGKVGKAASAGAHQPRGEQMEDAAPAMSLSASPAPLTKRPLPLACTLSAEPQEDQSDLPRIPLGTVAKSSPPGNSGLASHISGLVHTSCPILFLSQWWEVIQALLFPTSSQPECQQERLSHHLLED; translated from the exons ATGCAGAATCCCCTCTTTTCTCTGAAAAGCATTATTGATACCTGGCTGAGCTCCAGTTCCACTTCCTGGGTGATTGATACCATCCTCGTCATCCTGTGTGGACTGGGGTTTTTCGTGTTACTTGCCTACCTGCAGAGTGATCCATCCTTACCACCAGCGAGGAAACATGGAAGCATCAGGAAG cgtcaagtggagccgagggggaggagcagcaggactAGGAAGAAAAGTGGGGCTTTGAGAG CTTGCAGAGACTGCCTGAAAGAGCTAGAGGAGGCTCGGGGCCTCATTTTACTGGTGCAAAG CCACCTGGACAGACTCCATGACAAGGGTGGCTTTCCTCAGCTCTCACGTCAAGACGCCCCTGGCAAGGTGGGCAAAGCAGCGTCTGCTGGAGCCCACCAGCCACGTGGGGAGCAGATGGAAGATGCTGCTCCTGCCATGTCCCTGTCCGCTTCCCCGGCTCCTCTGACCAAGCGCCCTCTACCTCTGGCCTGCACCCTGTCAGCAGAACCTCAGGAAGACCAGTCTGACTTGCCAAGAATCCCACTGGGCACCGTCGCCAAGAGCTCACCTCCAGGTAACTCCGGTTTGGCATCTCACATCTCAGGCCTTGTCCACACAAGTTGTCCCATTTTGTTCCTCTCCCAGTGGTGGGAGGTTATCCAGGCCTTgctcttccccacctcatcaCAGCCCGAGTGCCAGCAAGAGCGCCTGTCCCACCACCTGCTGGAGGACTGA